One genomic window of Elaeis guineensis isolate ETL-2024a chromosome 2, EG11, whole genome shotgun sequence includes the following:
- the LOC105057300 gene encoding peptidyl-prolyl cis-trans isomerase CYP57, with protein MSSVYVLEPPTKGKVVVNTTMGPLDIELWPKEAPKAVRNFVQLCLEGYYDRTIFHRVVKSFIVQGGDPTGTGSGGESIYGSTFADEFHSRLRFNHRGLVACANAGSPHSNGSQFFITLDRCDWLDRKNTIFGKVTGDSIYNLLRLGDVETDKDDRPLYPPPKILSVEVLWNPFDDIVPRKVPEKPQSHSKVDVEGQEKKKAVRQLNVLSFGEEVEEDEKEAVDVKDKIKSIHDVLDDPRFLKEEPQKEPLTSAEQEKKNDIYLSVRETLSSKKGDPKNDLEAIYPDTYDHSDDDEAKFDERMRLQILRKRRELGDISTREKLSTEKSTWKDHEVSPSRNNTDDTEGQITNRNNTDDTEGQITKVEKLSVKKKGIGSEARAERMAKADVDLQLLGHAEQERQMQKQKKRRLQGREEDTLAKLERFKKAVSAKFSGPSNSDSRGNDKEDESGWMTTKLKFIPEPSEKDNMARKDDPNEYVVVDPLLEKGKEKFNRMQAKLKRREREWAGKSIT; from the exons ATGTCGTCGGTGTACGTGTTGGAGCCGCCGACAAAGGGGAAGGTCGTGGTGAACACGACGATGGGGCCCCTCGACATCGAGCTGTGGCCGAAGGAAGCCCCCAAGGCCGTCCGCAACTTCGTCCAGCTCTGCCTCGAGGGCTACTACGACCGCACTATTTTCCATCGCGTCGTCAAATCCTTCATCGTCCAGGGCGGCGATCCCACCGGCACCGGCTCCG GTGGCGAAAGCATATACGGAAGTACATTTGCTGATGAATTCCACTCTCGTTTGAGATTTAACCATAGGGGTTTAGTTGCATGTGCAAATGCCGGCTCACCACATTCAAATGGAAGCCAGTTTTTTATAACATTAGATCGATGTGATTGGCTTGATCGAAAGAATACAATTTTTGGAAAG GTCACTGGGGATTCAATATATAACCTTCTTCGGTTGGGCGATGTTGAGACTGATAAGGATGATCGACCTTTATATCCACCTCCAAAGATCCTTTCTGTTGAG GTACTTTGGAATCCATTTGATGATATAGTCCCAAGGAAGGTGCCTGAGAAGCCTCAGTCTCATAGCAAGGTGGATGTTGAGggacaagagaagaagaaagctgTTAG GCAGCTAAATGTGCTATCTTTTGGAGAAGAGGTAGAAGAGGATGAAAAAGAGGCAGTAGATGTAAAGGATAAGATTAAGAGTATTCATGATGTATTAGATGATCCTCGTTTTCTCAAGGAAGAACCGCAAAAAGAACCATTG ACTTCAGCAgagcaagaaaagaaaaatgatatttatttatcTGTCAGAGAAACTTTAAGCTCCAAGAAAGGTGATCCTAAGAATGACCTAGAAGCTATTTATCCTGACACTTATGATCATAGCGATGATGATGAGGCCAAGTTTGATGAACGGATGCGTTTGCAAATTCTGAGAAAGCGCAGGGAGCTGGGAGATATCAGCACTCGTGAAAAGTTATCCACCG AGAAATCTACTTGGAAGGATCATGAAGTATCACCTTCAAG GAACAATACTGATGATACCGAGGGCCAAATTACAAACAGGAACAATACTGATGATACCGAGGGCCAAATTACAAAGGTTGAAAAACTATCTGTAAAGAAGAAGGGCATTGGCTCAGAAGCTAGGGCTGAACGTATGGCCAAAGCTGATGTGGACTTACAGCTACTTGGCCATGCGGAGCAAGAAAGACAGATGCAGAAACAGAAGAAGCGCAGGCTCCAGGGTCGTGAAGAAGAT ACACTGGCGAAGCTGGAGAGGTTCAAAAAGGCTGTCTCTGCCAAGTTCTCTGGACCTAGCAACAGTGATTCTAGGGGCAATGACAAGGAAGATGAGTCAGGATGGATGACAACCAAATTGAAGTTCATACCTGAGCCTTCTGAAAAG GATAATATGGCAAGGAAAGATGATCCAAATGAATATGTAGTGGTTGATCCTCTTCTAGAGAAAGGTAAAGAAAAATTTAACAGGATGCAAGCGAAGCTTAAGCGACGAGAACGGGAGTGGGCTGGCAAATCTATCACCTAG
- the LOC105057231 gene encoding protein ALP1-like, translating to MKSPPTPTSTNPLFFPPVEDDFSFYLSAFQDAPASFPPSSSPSADMAKERRRRDGGDEGGGDDAGGGGEEDEEKKKKKKKKKRTIARLLTSIAVLDAQEESDRRASDEAARRDLSLLQANHRRKSQAMLEYYSRLQDHFSDLDDSESLRSENSRLAASATAAASVASCSSASAADAGGGGGVQHHHRRLWVKDRSRDWWDQCNRPDYPEAEFRQAFRMGRATFDMICEELSSVVAKEDTMLRAAIPVQQRVAVCIWRLATGEPLRLVSKRFGLGISTCHKLVLEVCSAIKTVLMPRFLQWPDDAATAAIKARFEALSGIPNVVGSMYTTHIPIIAPKISVAAYFNRRHTERNQKTSYSITVQGVVNPDGVFTDVCIGWPGSMPDDQVLEQSALYKRASAGLLKNSWVVGGTGYPLMDWVLVPYTHQNLTWTQHAFNEKIGEVQRVAREAFARLKGRWSCLQRRTEVKLQDLPVVLGACCVLHNICEIRNEEMDPAQRFELVDDEMVPENGIRSASSMQARDNIAHNLLHHGLAGTAFF from the coding sequence ATGAAATCCCCTCCCACCCCGACCTCCACCAACCCCCTCTTCTTCCCCCCAGTTGAAGACGACTTCTCCTTTTACCTCTCCGCCTTCCAAGACGCCCCAGCTTCTTTCCCCCCTTCTTCGTCCCCCTCGGCCGACATGGCGAAGGAGCGGAGGCGACGAGACGGCGGAGATGAAGGTGGAGGCGACGACGCCGGAGGTGGTGGGGAGGaggatgaagagaagaagaagaaaaagaagaagaagaagcggaCGATTGCGAGGCTATTGACGTCGATCGCCGTCCTCGATGCCCAGGAAGAGTCCGACCGGCGGGCCTCCGACGAGGCCGCCCGCCGGGACCTCTCCCTCCTCCAGGCCAACCACCGCCGCAAGTCCCAGGCCATGCTCGAGTACTACTCCCGCCTCCAGGACCACTTCTCGGATCTCGACGACTCCGAATCCCTCCGCTCGGAGAATTCCCGCCTCGCCGCCTCCGCCACCGCGGCCGCTTCCGTCGCTAGCTGCTCCTCCGCTTCCGCCGCCGACGCAGGCGGCGGCGGGGGAGTCCAGCACCACCACCGGCGGCTCTGGGTGAAGGACCGGTCCCGGGACTGGTGGGACCAGTGCAACCGCCCGGACTACCCAGAGGCGGAGTTCCGGCAGGCGTTCCGGATGGGGCGCGCGACGTTCGACATGATCTGCGAGGAGCTGAGCTCGGTGGTGGCGAAGGAGGACACGATGCTCCGGGCGGCGATCCCGGTCCAGCAGCGGGTGGCGGTGTGCATCTGGCGGCTGGCCACCGGCGAGCCGCTGCGCCTGGTGTCGAAGCGCTTCGGCCTCGGCATCTCCACCTGCCACAAGCTCGTGCTCGAGGTGTGCTCTGCCATCAAGACCGTCCTGATGCCCCGCTTCCTCCAGTGGCCCGACGACGCCGCCACCGCCGCCATCAAGGCCCGTTTCGAGGCCCTCTCCGGGATCCCCAACGTGGTGGGCTCCATGTACACCACCCACATCCCCATCATCGCCCCCAAGATCAGCGTCGCCGCCTACTTCAACCGCCGCCACACCGAGCGCAACCAGAAGACCTCCTACTCCATCACCGTCCAGGGCGTCGTCAACCCCGACGGCGTCTTCACCGACGTCTGCATAGGCTGGCCCGGTTCCATGCCCGACGACCAGGTGCTCGAGCAGTCGGCGCTCTACAAGCGCGCCTCCGCCGGCCTCCTCAAGAACTCCTGGGTAGTCGGCGGCACCGGCTACCCTCTCATGGACTGGGTCCTCGTCCCCTACACCCACCAGAACCTCACCTGGACGCAGCACGCCTTCAACGAGAAGATCGGCGAGGTGCAGCGTGTTGCGAGGGAGGCGTTTGCGAGGCTCAAGGGGCGGTGGAGCTGCCTGCAGCGGCGCACGGAGGTCAAATTGCAGGACTTGCCGGTCGTTCTCGGGGCCTGCTGCGTGCTCCACAACATTTGCGAAATTAGGAACGAGGAGATGGATCCGGCGCAGAGGTTTGAGCTGGTGGATGATGAGATGGTGCCGGAGAACGGCATCCGCTCGGCGAGTTCGATGCAGGCTAGAGACAACATTGCCCACAATTTGTTGCATCATGGCCTCGCCGGAACGGCATTCTTCTGA
- the LOC105057151 gene encoding probable protein phosphatase 2C 6, translating to MEEMPPAAALPFRTGNSLRENPMDVARLRLISDAATLLLSDPMAADIDHVPAAKQEEEVVRGDGDELEVGTIPSVGSDEEDSMSVGAEPSVGSSIGDSSSIASAADELPSLDPSAEGSVDAALSVDIAAGPSFTVAGPPAVAEPAAGRGGGGGRSVFLTNYVPLWGCVSICGRRPEMEDAVVAVPWFFEIPLRMLTSDDAVDGLDPSLISLPAHFFGVYDGHGGAQVANYCRDRVHLALVEELRNVTEGLGGESGDAWKRQWERVFVDCFQKVDDEVGGKVRRGNVGGAADASEDGGNLCSGAPLEPAAPETVGSTAVVAVICSSHIIIANCGDSRAVLCRGKQAVPLSVDHKPNREDEYARIEAEGGKVIQWNGYRVFGVLAMSRSIGDQYLKPWIIPVPEVTIVPRTKEDDCLILASDGLWDVMSNEEVCEVARKRILHWHKKNGVTLSPTQRGEEADPAAQAAADCLSKHALQKGSKDNITAVVVDLKAQRKFKTKT from the exons ATGGAGGAGATGCCTCCAGCGGCTGCTTTGCCATTCAGGACGGGCAATTCGCTCCGCGAAAACCCGATGGACGTCGCTCGCCTTCGGCTGATATCAGACGCTGCGACCCTGCTGCTCTCCGATCCGATGGCTGCTGATATTGACCATGTGCCCGCcgccaagcaagaggaggaggtgGTGAGAGGGGATGGTGATGAGCTCGAGGTTGGGACGATCCCATCCGTTGGGAGTGATGAAGAGGATTCGATGTCTGTTGGGGCGGAGCCATCTGTTGGGAGCTCGATCGGCGATAGCAGCAGCATCGCCAGTGCCGCCGACGAGTTGCCGAGTCTAGACCCGTCTGCCGAGGGCTCGGTGGATGCCGCCCTCAGTGTGGACATTGCGGCCGGGCCTTCTTTCACTGTGGCGGGGCCGCCGGCTGTTGCTGAGCCGGCAGCGGGTCGGGGAGGCGGTGGTGGGCGGAGTGTATTCTTGACAAATTATGTGCCGCTCTGGGGCTGCGTATCCATCTGTGGGCGGAGGCCGGAGATGGAAGACGCTGTGGTGGCGGTGCCTTGGTTCTTCGAGATCCCGCTCCGGATGCTGACCAGTGATGATGCTGTGGATGGGCTGGATCCAAGTTTGATTAGCTTGCCCGCCCATTTCTTCGGAGTCTATGATGGCCATGGTGGTGCCCAG GTTGCTAACTATTGTCGTGATCGAGTTCATCTCGCCTTGGTAGAGGAGCTGAGAAATGTAACTGAAGGTTTGGGAGGAGAGAGCGGGGATGCTTGGAAGAGGCAGTGGGAGAGAGTGTTCGTTGATTGCTTTCAGAAAGTTGATGATGAGGTCGGAGGCAAAGTAAGAAGAGGGAATGTGGGAGGTGCAGCTGATGCATCGGAGGATGGCGGCAATCTTTGTTCAGGTGCGCCATTAGAACCTGCTGCCCCCGAAACAGTCGGATCAACAGCTGTAGTTGCTGTTATCTGTTCTTCACATATCATCATTGCAAATTGTGGGGATTCCAGGGCGGTCCTTTGTCGTGGCAAACAGGCTGTGCCACTATCGGTGGATCATAAA CCGAACAGAGAAGATGAGTACGCAAGGATCGAAGCAGAGGGAGGCAAGGTCATACAATGGAATGGATACCGCGTATTTGGTGTTCTTGCTATGTCAAGATCAATTG GGGACCAATACTTGAAGCCATGGATTATTCCAGTACCAGAAGTCACAATCGTTCCGCGAACAAAAGAAGATGATTGCCTTATTCTAGCCAGTGACGGCTTATGGGATGTCATGTCAAATGAAGAGGTTTGTGAGGTAGCCCGCAAGCGGATCCTACACTGGCACAAAAAGAATGGTGTCACATTATCTCCCACACAAAGAGGTGAAGAAGCTGATCCTGCAGCTCAAGCAGCTGCGGACTGCCTGTCAAAGCATGCTCTCCAGAAGGGAAGCAAAGACAACATCACCGCCGTTGTGGTGGACCTAAAAGCACAGAGGAAGTTCAAGACCAAAACGTAA